A part of Thermotoga sp. KOL6 genomic DNA contains:
- the mtaB gene encoding tRNA (N(6)-L-threonylcarbamoyladenosine(37)-C(2))-methylthiotransferase MtaB: MRTVRIETFGCKVNQYESEYMAEQLEKAGYVVLPEGNADYYIVNSCAVTQEVEKKVRRFIKNVRKNNKESKIVLTGCFAQLFPNEAKKLPVDMILGISEKKNIVDYLLSMNGKKRIFVSEPNSPVYEKVKGSFEDRTRSYIKVEDGCDNACTYCAIRHARGTKIRSKPIEIFREEFLKMVMKGYKEIVITGVNLGRYGKDLGTDLVELVKSVENIPGDYRIRFSSINVEDVTDRILDLFKSNPRICHHLHISVQSGSDNVLKRMGRRYKVSDFVRVVEKLRDLDPDFSITTDIIVGFPGETEEDFLRTVKLVEEVEFSRVHIFRYSPRPGTPASKFNGVVPEDEKKERMRFLKEKARETSRRYKRKIVGKERRVLAEWYVTKGVLSGYDEYYIKHEFVGEGVGMFHDVKVKSLSEEGVISCRVNMVERKVSSRK; encoded by the coding sequence ATGAGGACCGTTAGAATTGAAACCTTTGGATGCAAAGTGAATCAGTACGAAAGTGAATACATGGCTGAGCAATTGGAAAAAGCTGGGTACGTGGTTTTACCCGAAGGGAATGCTGATTATTACATAGTGAACTCTTGTGCGGTAACACAAGAAGTTGAGAAAAAGGTGAGAAGATTTATTAAGAATGTACGAAAAAATAACAAGGAATCCAAAATTGTTTTGACAGGATGTTTTGCCCAACTCTTTCCCAACGAAGCGAAAAAATTACCTGTTGATATGATTTTGGGAATATCCGAAAAGAAAAATATAGTGGATTATCTTCTTTCCATGAACGGGAAGAAAAGAATATTCGTATCGGAACCAAACAGTCCCGTTTACGAAAAAGTGAAAGGAAGTTTCGAAGATAGAACTCGATCCTACATAAAGGTAGAGGATGGTTGTGACAACGCTTGTACATATTGCGCCATCAGACACGCTCGGGGAACAAAAATAAGAAGCAAACCCATTGAAATATTCAGAGAAGAATTTTTGAAGATGGTGATGAAAGGCTACAAAGAAATCGTCATCACAGGGGTGAACCTTGGAAGGTACGGAAAGGATCTTGGAACGGATCTTGTTGAGCTCGTGAAATCGGTTGAGAACATTCCAGGTGATTATCGGATACGCTTCAGTTCTATAAACGTGGAAGATGTAACCGATCGAATTTTGGATCTTTTTAAGTCCAATCCGAGAATTTGCCATCATCTTCACATATCTGTTCAAAGCGGCTCGGACAACGTCTTGAAAAGGATGGGCAGAAGATACAAAGTTTCAGACTTCGTAAGAGTAGTTGAGAAACTGAGGGATCTCGATCCAGATTTTTCGATAACGACGGACATAATTGTGGGCTTTCCAGGCGAAACAGAGGAGGATTTTCTGAGAACTGTGAAACTTGTAGAAGAGGTAGAGTTCAGCAGAGTACATATATTCAGGTATTCACCGAGGCCTGGAACACCTGCGAGTAAATTCAACGGAGTAGTTCCTGAGGATGAAAAGAAAGAAAGAATGCGATTTTTGAAGGAAAAAGCAAGAGAGACATCGCGGAGATACAAGAGGAAAATCGTTGGTAAAGAGAGACGAGTTCTTGCGGAATGGTACGTTACTAAAGGTGTCCTTTCTGGATACGATGAGTACTACATAAAACACGAGTTTGTAGGTGAAGGTGTCGGAATGTTTCACGATGTGAAAGTGAAGTCTTTATCAGAAGAAGGAGTGATTTCCTGTCGTGTTAATATGGTGGAAAGGAAAGTTTCTTCACGCAAATGA
- a CDS encoding aminotransferase class IV has translation MLIWWKGKFLHANDFSLDYEMFDEISKGLAYETLRTYNRIPFAAYKHYKRLERSVSFFNIALSFKFEEFLGILKEGVRHFDCESRIRVYVSVDSGEAFFVFSPLKIPNVEMGVDTKIASVRRIPTLSTPPNLKITGRTDIVLARREIKDCYDVILLGVNGEVCEGSFSNIFLVKEGRLITPSIETGILDGITRENVIKLADTLEIPVEERTVWVWELFEADEVFLTHTRVGIVPVRRLNEHLFFEEEPGPVSTTLMENFEPFVLNLEENWVGI, from the coding sequence GTGTTAATATGGTGGAAAGGAAAGTTTCTTCACGCAAATGATTTTTCTTTGGATTACGAGATGTTCGATGAGATATCTAAGGGACTGGCTTACGAGACTCTGAGAACATACAACAGAATACCTTTTGCTGCGTATAAACATTACAAACGTTTGGAAAGATCTGTTAGTTTTTTCAACATCGCTCTTTCTTTCAAATTCGAAGAATTTTTAGGAATCCTAAAAGAAGGAGTTCGCCACTTTGATTGTGAAAGCAGAATAAGGGTGTATGTCTCCGTAGATTCTGGGGAAGCATTTTTCGTTTTCTCTCCTCTGAAAATACCCAATGTTGAGATGGGAGTCGACACAAAAATAGCGAGCGTGCGAAGAATACCCACTCTTTCTACTCCTCCGAATCTTAAGATAACTGGAAGAACAGATATTGTTTTAGCGAGAAGAGAGATAAAAGACTGCTATGATGTGATCTTACTTGGTGTGAACGGGGAAGTGTGTGAAGGAAGTTTCAGCAATATTTTTCTGGTGAAGGAGGGAAGGTTAATTACTCCTTCAATAGAAACAGGCATTCTCGATGGAATAACGAGAGAAAACGTTATAAAATTGGCAGATACTCTTGAGATTCCAGTTGAAGAAAGAACGGTATGGGTTTGGGAACTGTTCGAAGCGGATGAGGTTTTTCTGACCCATACTCGTGTGGGGATCGTTCCTGTCAGGAGGTTGAATGAACATCTGTTTTTTGAGGAAGAACCAGGGCCTGTGTCCACAACTCTTATGGAGAATTTCGAACCTTTTGTCTTGAATTTGGAAGAAAATTGGGTGGGGATATGA
- a CDS encoding DUF721 domain-containing protein, with product MKPLGSLFEELANKQSFFLELKMRMILREWERLVGPLIARHVKIEKVENGVVHVVCDDSLWMTELSLQKDNLLRLLNEKAGKKLFKDMRFRRGK from the coding sequence ATGAAACCTTTGGGAAGTCTGTTTGAAGAGCTTGCAAACAAACAGTCATTTTTTTTGGAATTGAAAATGAGGATGATTTTGAGAGAATGGGAAAGATTGGTAGGACCTCTTATTGCCAGGCACGTTAAGATCGAAAAGGTGGAAAACGGAGTTGTTCATGTTGTTTGCGACGATTCACTATGGATGACGGAGCTTTCTCTTCAAAAGGATAATCTTCTTCGTCTTCTCAATGAGAAGGCAGGGAAGAAGTTGTTCAAAGATATGAGGTTCAGGAGGGGAAAATAG
- the gyrB gene encoding DNA topoisomerase (ATP-hydrolyzing) subunit B: protein MEKYSAESIKVLKGLEPVRMRPGMYIGSTGKRGLHHLVYEVVDNSVDEALAGYCDWIRVTLYEDGSVEVEDNGRGIPVDIHPEEGRSALEVVFTVLHAGGKFSKDSYRISGGLHGVGVSVVNALSEWLEVRVYRNGRIYRQRYERGKPVTPVEDLGPTDKHGTIVRFKPDPLIFSDVEFDPDILEHKLREIAFLVPGLKLEFVDNINGEKKVFKFDGGLKEFVKYLNRGKKPLHDVVHIKRTERVKTKDKEEEVMVEIAFQYTDSYSEEILSFANTIKTVDGGTHVTSFKTTLTRLMNEYGRKHNFLKNNDSFQGDDVREGLTAVISVYVRNPEFEGQTKSKLGNEEVKEAVAKAMREELKRIFDANPEIIKVILSKILSTKQAREAARRAREMVRRKNVLQSTTLPGKLADCSSTEREKTELFIVEGDSAGGSAKQARDREFQAVLPIRGKILNVEKSSLDRLLKNEQISDIIVAIGTGIGDDFDENKLRYGRIIIMTDADIDGAHIRTLLLTLFYRYMRPLIEKGRVYIALPPLYRLKTEKSEFYVYSDSELIEYKRKFQGKRMEIQRYKGLGEMNPEQLWETTMNPETRKIIRVTIEDAEEADRLFEILMGNDPSSRREFIERHALKVKELDI from the coding sequence ATGGAGAAGTATTCGGCCGAAAGTATAAAGGTTTTGAAAGGCCTAGAACCTGTTCGAATGAGGCCAGGTATGTACATTGGTTCCACGGGGAAACGTGGTTTACACCATTTAGTGTACGAAGTGGTTGACAACAGCGTTGATGAAGCTCTTGCAGGTTATTGCGATTGGATAAGAGTTACACTTTACGAAGATGGAAGTGTAGAAGTTGAGGATAATGGAAGAGGTATTCCTGTGGATATTCATCCGGAAGAGGGCAGGAGTGCTCTGGAAGTTGTGTTCACAGTGTTGCACGCTGGTGGAAAGTTTTCTAAAGATTCCTACAGGATAAGTGGAGGCTTGCATGGTGTAGGAGTATCTGTTGTTAATGCACTTTCTGAATGGCTCGAGGTGAGAGTGTATAGAAATGGAAGAATTTACAGGCAACGATATGAAAGAGGAAAGCCTGTCACTCCTGTTGAGGATCTGGGGCCAACCGACAAACATGGAACAATCGTTCGTTTTAAACCGGATCCTCTTATTTTTTCAGATGTTGAGTTTGATCCGGATATTCTAGAACATAAATTAAGAGAGATTGCGTTCCTTGTACCGGGATTAAAACTAGAGTTTGTAGACAATATAAACGGAGAGAAAAAGGTTTTCAAGTTCGATGGTGGTTTGAAAGAATTTGTAAAGTATTTGAATCGTGGAAAAAAACCTCTTCATGATGTAGTTCATATAAAGAGAACTGAAAGGGTTAAGACCAAAGATAAAGAAGAAGAAGTAATGGTGGAAATTGCCTTTCAATATACCGATTCATATTCGGAAGAGATACTTTCTTTTGCTAACACTATAAAAACAGTTGATGGTGGAACACACGTTACCTCTTTCAAGACGACACTTACGAGATTGATGAACGAGTACGGAAGAAAGCATAATTTTTTGAAAAATAACGATTCTTTTCAAGGGGACGATGTAAGAGAAGGCCTGACAGCTGTGATAAGCGTTTACGTTAGGAACCCTGAATTCGAGGGCCAGACAAAATCAAAGCTTGGTAACGAAGAAGTGAAAGAAGCTGTGGCAAAAGCTATGAGAGAAGAATTGAAAAGAATATTCGACGCCAATCCCGAGATCATCAAAGTGATTCTTTCGAAAATATTGAGTACTAAACAGGCAAGAGAAGCGGCAAGAAGAGCCAGAGAGATGGTCAGAAGAAAAAACGTTCTTCAAAGCACCACCCTTCCAGGAAAGTTGGCAGATTGTAGTTCCACTGAGCGAGAAAAAACCGAGCTCTTCATTGTTGAAGGGGATTCCGCTGGTGGTTCTGCCAAACAAGCACGTGATAGAGAATTTCAAGCGGTGCTCCCAATAAGGGGAAAAATTTTGAATGTGGAGAAATCCTCTCTCGATAGGCTTTTAAAGAATGAACAGATCAGTGACATAATAGTCGCCATAGGAACTGGGATAGGTGACGATTTTGATGAGAACAAACTTCGATACGGAAGAATAATTATCATGACGGACGCCGATATAGATGGTGCTCACATTAGAACTTTACTTTTGACCCTCTTTTACAGGTATATGAGGCCGTTGATAGAAAAAGGGAGGGTTTACATAGCTCTTCCTCCTTTGTACAGGCTAAAAACGGAAAAGAGTGAATTCTATGTTTATAGTGATTCTGAGTTGATTGAGTACAAAAGAAAGTTCCAAGGAAAAAGAATGGAGATACAGCGTTACAAAGGACTAGGAGAAATGAATCCGGAACAATTGTGGGAAACAACGATGAATCCAGAAACAAGGAAAATAATAAGAGTTACCATAGAAGACGCTGAAGAAGCGGATAGATTGTTTGAGATTCTCATGGGAAACGATCCATCAAGTAGGAGGGAATTTATAGAAAGACACGCGTTG